One window of Candidatus Chlorobium masyuteum genomic DNA carries:
- a CDS encoding DHH family phosphoesterase → MILPEYGRTLNAEEWSPVIDELIEGQHIVLTTHENSDGDGLGSEVALALVLKLLGKEVSIVNPTEVPPNYRFLTHLYPISLFDDRDEDAIQALSLCDVVVLLDANLRDRMGSLWPHVSFSKELGSLKIVCVDHHLEPDDFTDVMVCENYASSTGELIYDLIYAFQKRLGRELFTPQIAEALYVSVMTDTGSFRFPKTSPYVYRLAGDLVSKGADASDIYDKIYNSLTCQALKLLGAALSAITLLDDGVISWLFISQDMLKATGSKLFDTDLIIQYLLSVPTVQIAVLMVEMQDGRTKASFRSRGNIYVNQLAKKYGGGGHMNAAGCLFQFSSDRAQKVLLEDLRAFLKTASCQVEGVNNEQAGL, encoded by the coding sequence ATGATATTACCCGAGTATGGAAGGACGCTTAACGCCGAGGAATGGTCTCCGGTAATTGATGAGCTGATTGAAGGTCAGCATATTGTTCTGACAACGCATGAGAATTCAGATGGTGATGGCCTCGGAAGCGAGGTGGCTCTTGCGCTTGTGCTCAAGCTGCTTGGCAAGGAGGTCTCGATTGTGAATCCGACAGAGGTCCCCCCGAACTACAGGTTTCTTACCCATCTCTACCCGATAAGCCTCTTTGACGACAGGGATGAGGATGCTATACAGGCGTTGTCGCTTTGTGATGTTGTTGTACTTCTTGATGCAAATCTTCGTGACAGGATGGGTTCGCTCTGGCCGCATGTTAGTTTTTCCAAAGAGCTCGGAAGCCTGAAAATTGTCTGTGTCGATCATCATCTTGAACCTGATGATTTTACCGATGTCATGGTGTGTGAAAACTATGCATCCTCGACCGGTGAACTTATCTATGACCTGATCTACGCATTTCAGAAGAGGCTGGGCCGTGAACTGTTCACACCCCAAATTGCCGAAGCGCTCTACGTTTCGGTTATGACGGATACCGGATCATTCAGGTTTCCGAAAACATCCCCCTATGTCTATCGGCTTGCCGGTGACCTTGTCAGCAAAGGGGCAGATGCTTCGGATATCTACGACAAGATCTATAACTCACTTACCTGCCAGGCACTCAAGCTGCTCGGAGCTGCATTGAGCGCGATCACGCTGCTTGATGATGGAGTGATTTCGTGGCTTTTTATCTCTCAGGATATGTTAAAAGCGACCGGGAGTAAGCTTTTTGATACCGATCTCATCATCCAGTATCTGCTGAGTGTACCAACCGTGCAAATTGCCGTGCTTATGGTTGAGATGCAGGATGGCAGAACAAAAGCGAGTTTTCGCTCACGCGGTAATATTTACGTCAACCAGCTGGCAAAAAAATATGGAGGAGGGGGGCATATGAATGCTGCCGGATGTCTCTTCCAGTTTTCGTCCGACAGGGCCCAGAAGGTACTTCTTGAAGATTTGAGGGCATTTCTTAAAACAGCATCCTGTCAGGTTGAAGGTGTTAACAACGAACAAGCCGGATTATGA
- the thiD gene encoding bifunctional hydroxymethylpyrimidine kinase/phosphomethylpyrimidine kinase, translating to MGKNYVTVLTIAGSDGSGGAGIQADSKTVDALDCYALSVITAVTAQNTRGVRGICLLPEQSVREQFRAIADDIRIDAVKIGMLGSSDIIRAVSGLLRELENTPPVILDTVLGSSCGTTLLPEEAIEVMKAELFPLAALITPNLPESAILTGLKQPPATDEAIEAAAVMLHEAGAASVLIKGGHTEGDECRDCLFSNGRFFWFSSKKIETLNTHGTGCTLSSAIAAFMARGEVMERAVEKAKAYTTEALKSGAGYHLGSGRGPLDHHFRFR from the coding sequence ATGGGTAAAAATTATGTTACCGTTCTCACCATTGCAGGCTCGGATGGAAGCGGAGGGGCTGGAATCCAGGCGGATAGTAAAACAGTTGATGCCCTTGACTGTTACGCTCTTTCGGTCATAACCGCCGTTACAGCACAAAATACCCGCGGGGTAAGGGGAATCTGCCTTCTCCCGGAACAATCCGTTCGTGAGCAGTTCAGGGCCATTGCTGACGATATCAGGATCGATGCCGTAAAAATCGGGATGCTTGGCAGCAGCGACATCATCAGAGCTGTTTCCGGATTACTCAGAGAGCTTGAAAACACTCCGCCTGTCATTCTTGACACTGTTCTCGGCTCTTCCTGTGGCACCACTCTTCTGCCGGAGGAGGCTATCGAGGTAATGAAAGCAGAGCTCTTCCCTCTTGCAGCCTTAATAACACCAAACCTGCCGGAGAGTGCAATTCTGACCGGCTTGAAACAGCCACCTGCAACCGATGAAGCTATCGAGGCGGCTGCTGTAATGCTGCATGAAGCCGGAGCGGCTTCGGTACTCATCAAGGGAGGTCACACTGAAGGAGACGAATGCCGTGACTGCCTCTTCAGCAATGGCCGGTTTTTCTGGTTCAGCTCTAAAAAAATCGAGACCCTCAACACACACGGCACCGGCTGCACACTCTCATCAGCCATTGCAGCATTCATGGCCAGGGGGGAAGTTATGGAACGTGCTGTAGAAAAGGCAAAAGCATATACGACTGAAGCCCTGAAGTCGGGAGCCGGTTACCATCTTGGCAGCGGCAGAGGCCCCCTTGATCATCATTTCAGGTTTCGATAA
- a CDS encoding biogenesis of lysosome-related organelles complex 1 subunit 2, producing MDSMAVRASRLRVAGVLCFAFLVILSSCSPEKPKQDPQQEHLESMMAILAQVQKNLGRIQQKEAVVERLSSDIESSDKQSVEQIGKDISAGIRFIDSTLAASKNLIRKLEEENRTSSYRVDSLDKLVSELKIAINTKDGELITLKGQVQKLNRQVSSLMATVDVLDEYIQDQDSQLYTAYYISGTFNDLVSKGVLLRINPLEKLFGNEYRLATDFNVNLFKKVEITETRDLFFDRPLKRIKIVTPHTVGSYELVGGKTSSLLLIRDENAFWQKSRCLVIVLE from the coding sequence ATGGATTCAATGGCTGTAAGAGCGAGTCGCTTAAGGGTGGCCGGGGTTTTATGTTTCGCTTTTCTGGTGATTCTCTCGTCGTGCAGCCCGGAAAAACCGAAGCAGGATCCCCAGCAGGAGCATCTTGAATCAATGATGGCTATTCTTGCCCAGGTGCAGAAAAATCTCGGCAGGATTCAGCAGAAAGAGGCTGTCGTTGAAAGACTCTCATCTGATATCGAAAGCAGTGACAAACAGAGTGTCGAGCAGATTGGCAAGGATATCTCAGCCGGAATCCGTTTTATCGATTCCACCCTGGCAGCAAGTAAAAACCTGATCCGCAAACTTGAAGAGGAGAACCGAACCTCATCCTATCGGGTTGATTCGCTTGACAAGCTGGTTTCGGAGCTTAAAATCGCCATAAATACCAAGGATGGAGAGCTTATCACCCTGAAAGGCCAGGTTCAGAAGCTCAACAGACAGGTATCTTCACTTATGGCCACGGTTGATGTGCTTGATGAGTATATCCAGGATCAGGACTCGCAGCTCTATACGGCTTATTACATCTCGGGAACCTTTAATGATCTCGTTTCGAAAGGTGTTCTTCTTCGCATTAATCCGCTTGAAAAACTCTTCGGCAATGAGTACCGTCTTGCCACCGACTTTAATGTCAATCTTTTTAAAAAGGTTGAGATAACCGAAACCCGTGATCTCTTTTTTGACAGGCCCCTGAAACGCATCAAAATCGTAACTCCTCACACGGTTGGCTCTTACGAGCTGGTTGGAGGCAAAACGTCCTCACTGCTTCTTATCCGTGATGAAAATGCTTTCTGGCAGAAATCCCGTTGCCTTGTAATAGTTCTTGAATAA
- a CDS encoding esterase/lipase family protein yields the protein MKAVPQHPVVIIPGVLFWDSLYDIMKEALCGYLPEEKITIVPVSLIDWIGFPPSPEKSTNRVMSALDRTIREIEQKFPGEPITLVAHSGGGSVAMVYLLEKPFQGERYNPGKQIKKLITLGTPFHTSEYYAKIKTDFIFSHLQADFFDRVSVVSVVSDKYHGNSEGSFVEKMCYQFYKNVLDDGNVAGDGIVPAKSCFLEGAVNVTIADAEHLPTPHTRWYGTKEGVEQWIQWL from the coding sequence ATGAAGGCGGTCCCGCAACATCCAGTAGTGATTATTCCAGGAGTACTTTTCTGGGATTCGCTTTATGATATCATGAAAGAGGCTCTTTGCGGTTATCTTCCGGAAGAGAAAATCACCATAGTACCCGTATCGCTCATTGACTGGATAGGATTTCCTCCATCGCCGGAAAAATCAACCAACAGGGTCATGAGCGCTCTTGACCGGACGATACGCGAGATTGAACAGAAATTTCCCGGTGAACCCATTACGCTCGTTGCTCATAGCGGTGGGGGGAGTGTTGCGATGGTCTATCTGCTTGAAAAGCCCTTTCAGGGTGAACGGTATAATCCGGGAAAGCAAATCAAGAAGCTGATAACGCTTGGAACACCGTTTCATACCAGTGAGTATTATGCAAAGATAAAAACGGATTTTATCTTCAGCCATCTGCAGGCTGATTTTTTTGATCGGGTTTCTGTTGTTTCTGTCGTCAGCGATAAGTATCATGGCAATTCAGAGGGAAGTTTTGTGGAGAAAATGTGTTATCAGTTTTATAAAAACGTTCTGGATGACGGCAATGTTGCCGGTGACGGCATTGTTCCTGCAAAAAGCTGTTTTCTTGAGGGTGCTGTCAATGTAACTATTGCAGATGCCGAGCATCTTCCAACACCGCATACCAGGTGGTATGGCACAAAAGAAGGGGTTGAACAATGGATTCAATGGCTGTAA
- the thiE gene encoding thiamine phosphate synthase, with translation MMPSSPFLCVITDEAVCPLSLVEKALQGGAAMIQLRHKTASGSQLFSWGVEITRRCREYGALCIINDRIDIALACKADGVHLGQQDLPASAARKLLGNSRIIGISASSPEEAIQAERDGADYIGFGHIYPTPSKVKGFDPVGPETLRRVSALVSLPIIAIGGISKRNASLVIGHGAAGIAVISAVSRAVDPVSEVQELVCSLQQGGIDG, from the coding sequence ATGATGCCCTCCTCTCCCTTTCTCTGTGTCATTACCGATGAGGCTGTGTGTCCGCTCTCACTGGTGGAAAAGGCTCTGCAGGGTGGAGCTGCCATGATACAACTGAGACATAAAACAGCTTCCGGCAGTCAGCTTTTTTCCTGGGGAGTTGAAATCACCAGACGGTGCAGAGAGTACGGGGCACTCTGTATTATCAATGACCGCATTGATATTGCCCTTGCATGCAAGGCTGACGGTGTTCACCTCGGTCAGCAGGACCTGCCGGCTTCTGCCGCCCGTAAACTGCTCGGCAATTCCCGCATCATTGGCATTTCGGCATCTTCACCTGAAGAGGCTATTCAGGCTGAACGTGATGGAGCGGATTATATCGGTTTCGGCCATATCTACCCGACACCATCAAAAGTAAAAGGGTTTGATCCTGTCGGCCCGGAAACACTCCGGAGGGTCTCCGCCCTCGTCTCCCTGCCGATTATAGCTATCGGCGGTATCAGCAAGAGGAATGCATCACTGGTCATAGGGCATGGTGCGGCAGGTATCGCTGTCATTTCCGCCGTCAGCAGGGCAGTTGATCCCGTCAGTGAAGTACAAGAGCTTGTCTGTTCACTACAACAGGGAGGCATTGATGGGTAA
- a CDS encoding RidA family protein produces the protein MSSIEEKIIKAGFSLPQPPAAAGLYSPAIRSGNLVFTSGQLPLENGKLIEPGGKGKVNEQGREDAFNAARTALLNALAAIKSVTGTLDCIERIVKLTLYVASDSGFSSQHLVANGASSLLLEIFEERGVHARSAVGVAELPLDASLEIELVVQCDFASA, from the coding sequence ATGAGCAGCATCGAAGAAAAAATCATTAAAGCAGGCTTTTCTCTGCCTCAGCCGCCCGCAGCGGCGGGTCTCTATTCCCCTGCAATCAGGAGCGGTAATCTTGTCTTTACCTCCGGTCAACTCCCTCTTGAAAACGGAAAACTGATAGAACCGGGTGGTAAAGGAAAGGTAAATGAGCAGGGCAGGGAAGATGCTTTCAATGCAGCCAGAACCGCTCTTCTCAATGCACTTGCCGCCATCAAATCGGTAACAGGCACCCTTGATTGCATAGAACGGATTGTCAAGCTTACGCTCTATGTTGCCAGTGACTCCGGTTTTTCCAGTCAGCATCTTGTTGCCAATGGAGCCTCTTCTCTTCTTCTTGAAATCTTCGAAGAGAGGGGAGTTCATGCGAGAAGTGCCGTCGGAGTAGCAGAATTACCTCTTGATGCAAGCCTTGAAATTGAACTTGTTGTTCAGTGTGATTTCGCTTCAGCATGA
- a CDS encoding thiamine phosphate synthase: MAHNTPHNTPLPRLLLISSGKEAPVIGTPLLKQLQLLPRLMPCMIQIREKHLDAKQLFQLSLMAAEIAREKDIRILINERADIALAAALHGVHLPENSCPPDKLRAVAPELIIGCSVHSPLSARIAEEHGADYLLFGPVFDTPSKRKYGPPQGVEKLGTLCRSTSLPVFAVGGITPQNIPSCIKQGAYGAAGISIFEPGSGFVATFEQFYNTLYQ; encoded by the coding sequence ATGGCGCATAATACTCCCCATAACACTCCCCTGCCGCGCCTTCTTTTGATAAGCAGTGGCAAGGAAGCCCCTGTTATTGGCACACCCCTGCTCAAACAGCTTCAACTCCTCCCCCGCTTGATGCCTTGCATGATTCAGATCAGGGAAAAACATCTTGATGCAAAACAGTTGTTTCAGCTATCGCTCATGGCGGCTGAAATCGCACGTGAAAAAGATATCAGGATCCTGATCAATGAACGTGCCGATATTGCTCTTGCTGCCGCTCTTCACGGCGTACATCTGCCCGAAAACAGCTGCCCGCCAGATAAACTTCGCGCAGTTGCACCGGAATTGATCATCGGATGCAGCGTACACTCGCCGTTGTCTGCACGGATCGCTGAAGAGCACGGCGCTGATTACCTGCTTTTCGGTCCGGTATTCGATACGCCCTCAAAAAGGAAATACGGCCCGCCACAGGGGGTGGAAAAACTCGGCACTTTATGCCGTTCGACCTCACTTCCGGTCTTTGCTGTAGGAGGCATTACACCACAAAACATTCCATCCTGTATAAAGCAGGGGGCCTATGGTGCTGCAGGAATCTCCATCTTTGAACCGGGCAGCGGGTTTGTCGCTACCTTTGAACAATTCTATAACACCCTTTATCAATGA
- a CDS encoding UDP-glucose dehydrogenase family protein produces the protein MKITIFGSGYVGLVTGACFAEVGNDVLCVDIDRKKIDALNEGHIPIYEPGLEEIVIENSRAGRLKFTSDIREGVEFGLYQFIAVGTPPDEDGSADLRHVLSVAESIGTYMQEYRIVINKSTVPVGTADLVREKISSVLAERSSGVDFDVVSNPEFLKEGDAVNDFMKPERIIVGVDDPRTKELLRFLYSPFNRSHERFIAMDIRSAELTKYAANAMLATKISFMNEIANIAERVGADVEAVRRGIGSDSRIGFSFIYPGVGYGGSCFPKDVQALERTAHKYGYHSRILQAVEAVNEDQKSTIVRKIRLHFGEEIGGRVFALWGLSFKPNTDDMRAAPSRRVIEELLQAGASVRVYDPVAMHEAQRIYGEREGIYYAANPEDAVKGSDALVVLTEWLLFRSPDFEMVKRDLKTPVVFDGRNIYNPEFMELSGFTYYSVGRPPRGV, from the coding sequence ATGAAAATAACCATATTCGGATCAGGCTATGTCGGTCTTGTGACCGGAGCCTGTTTTGCTGAAGTCGGAAATGATGTTCTCTGTGTTGATATTGACCGGAAGAAGATTGACGCTCTCAATGAGGGTCACATTCCCATTTATGAACCCGGTCTTGAGGAAATTGTTATTGAGAACAGCCGTGCCGGCCGACTGAAGTTCACGTCCGACATCCGGGAGGGCGTTGAGTTCGGATTATACCAGTTTATCGCGGTAGGGACGCCTCCTGATGAGGACGGATCGGCAGATTTGCGTCATGTGCTCAGTGTTGCCGAAAGTATCGGAACCTATATGCAGGAGTACCGGATCGTCATCAACAAATCGACAGTTCCCGTCGGTACTGCCGACCTTGTGCGGGAAAAAATCAGTTCGGTTCTTGCCGAACGGAGTTCGGGAGTTGACTTTGACGTGGTTTCAAATCCCGAGTTTCTCAAGGAGGGAGATGCGGTCAACGATTTCATGAAACCGGAAAGGATTATCGTCGGAGTTGATGACCCCCGCACCAAAGAGCTGCTTCGTTTTCTCTACTCTCCGTTCAACCGCAGCCATGAGCGGTTTATCGCCATGGATATCCGTTCGGCCGAGCTCACCAAGTATGCGGCCAACGCCATGCTTGCCACAAAGATCAGTTTCATGAATGAAATAGCCAACATTGCAGAGCGGGTCGGGGCTGATGTCGAGGCGGTCAGGCGGGGTATCGGTTCCGATTCAAGGATCGGATTTTCGTTTATCTATCCCGGTGTCGGCTATGGCGGCTCCTGTTTTCCCAAGGATGTCCAGGCGCTGGAAAGAACCGCACATAAATACGGTTATCATTCACGGATACTCCAGGCAGTTGAAGCCGTCAATGAAGACCAGAAAAGTACCATAGTCCGGAAGATCCGCCTCCATTTCGGAGAGGAGATCGGAGGCCGTGTTTTTGCGTTATGGGGGCTTTCATTCAAGCCCAATACCGATGATATGCGTGCGGCCCCGAGCCGCAGGGTTATTGAAGAGCTTCTGCAGGCGGGCGCATCGGTAAGGGTTTACGATCCGGTTGCCATGCACGAGGCTCAAAGAATCTACGGAGAGCGGGAGGGGATCTATTATGCAGCAAACCCTGAAGATGCGGTAAAAGGGTCTGATGCTCTTGTGGTGCTTACGGAATGGCTTCTGTTCCGGAGCCCCGATTTTGAGATGGTCAAACGAGATCTCAAAACACCGGTGGTTTTTGACGGCCGAAATATCTACAATCCTGAATTCATGGAGCTCTCCGGATTTACCTACTATTCTGTCGGCCGCCCGCCCCGTGGTGTCTGA
- a CDS encoding carboxylesterase/lipase family protein, producing the protein MAFRKLLAVLLLHTALPLPVSAGGIIRNVIQLHSGPICGRADGDVRIFLGIPYAAPPVGPLRWKPPEEVASWTQVRNCKGFGPSCPQPNQKDNGSFSEDCLYLNIWTTAKKPDEKLPVMVWIHGGAFNFGSASLPEYNGRNLARKGVVVVTINYRLGPLGFLVHPMLSKESPHGTSGNYGLLDQIAALKWIHRNIAAFGGDPGRVTLFGQSAGSRSVSLLLITPLSAGLFHRAIAESGGPIIGSEYLSPAFNGDMANVSKMGRQLASKLGCDSARDVVAAMRTRSAEEIVKAADCTTSIFADGLFFAPVFDGRVLPEDPLAAYRGGKQHDVPLITGSTLNEGNIYLADEKDLSVERYGSFLQSRFGDNSAKAFELFPAPTAGDVAPAIDKILTVAANSQPARLMVRSMEQKKSRAYLYQFTRLPDTVLARKLGVHHGVELAYVFGNMAESGGYNQTDRRLSEKMMAYWVNFAATGNPNGPGLLDWPAYTTITDINLEFSDTLHINRELFRKEADFIDRISSMRRAAAKE; encoded by the coding sequence ATGGCTTTTCGTAAACTGCTGGCAGTTCTGCTGCTGCACACCGCGTTGCCGCTTCCGGTGAGCGCCGGCGGAATAATCCGTAATGTTATTCAGCTGCATAGCGGACCGATATGCGGAAGAGCAGACGGCGACGTGCGTATCTTCCTGGGGATTCCCTATGCGGCGCCCCCGGTTGGTCCCTTGAGATGGAAGCCTCCGGAGGAGGTTGCTTCGTGGACGCAGGTGAGAAACTGTAAGGGGTTCGGCCCCTCCTGCCCGCAGCCAAATCAGAAGGACAATGGCTCATTCAGCGAGGACTGCCTCTACCTGAATATCTGGACCACGGCAAAAAAACCTGATGAGAAACTGCCGGTTATGGTCTGGATTCATGGCGGAGCCTTTAATTTTGGTTCCGCATCACTGCCGGAGTATAACGGCAGGAATCTTGCCCGAAAAGGGGTGGTGGTCGTGACCATCAATTACCGTCTCGGGCCGCTGGGGTTTCTTGTCCATCCGATGCTCTCAAAGGAATCCCCCCATGGCACCTCGGGCAACTATGGCTTGCTCGACCAGATCGCTGCCCTGAAATGGATACATCGCAATATCGCTGCATTCGGAGGGGATCCAGGGAGGGTAACCCTTTTCGGCCAATCCGCCGGATCCCGATCGGTTTCGCTGCTGTTGATCACTCCGTTGTCAGCAGGGCTTTTTCATCGGGCTATAGCTGAAAGCGGCGGGCCGATTATCGGTTCTGAGTATCTCTCTCCGGCCTTTAACGGTGACATGGCTAATGTGTCGAAAATGGGCCGGCAACTGGCCTCAAAACTTGGCTGCGACAGTGCTCGGGATGTAGTGGCAGCCATGCGCACCAGGTCAGCAGAGGAGATAGTGAAGGCAGCCGATTGCACGACAAGCATATTTGCCGATGGGCTTTTTTTTGCACCGGTATTTGATGGCCGGGTGCTTCCCGAAGATCCGCTGGCAGCATACCGGGGAGGAAAGCAGCATGATGTGCCGCTTATCACCGGCAGTACGCTCAATGAAGGCAATATTTATCTCGCCGATGAAAAAGATTTATCAGTTGAGCGATATGGATCATTCCTGCAATCAAGGTTTGGCGATAATTCCGCGAAAGCCTTTGAGCTCTTCCCTGCGCCAACAGCCGGAGATGTTGCCCCGGCTATTGATAAAATCCTGACGGTAGCAGCAAATTCACAACCGGCAAGGCTCATGGTACGATCCATGGAACAAAAAAAATCCAGGGCATATCTCTACCAGTTCACCCGCCTTCCCGACACGGTGCTTGCGCGAAAACTGGGAGTGCATCATGGTGTTGAACTGGCTTATGTCTTCGGAAATATGGCCGAATCCGGGGGTTACAATCAGACGGACAGGAGGCTTTCCGAAAAGATGATGGCTTACTGGGTCAACTTTGCTGCAACCGGTAATCCCAATGGTCCGGGCCTTCTCGATTGGCCGGCCTACACCACCATAACTGACATCAATCTGGAGTTTTCGGATACCCTGCACATCAACAGAGAGCTGTTCAGGAAAGAGGCTGATTTCATCGATCGGATAAGCAGCATGCGAAGAGCTGCGGCAAAAGAGTGA
- a CDS encoding leucyl aminopeptidase, producing the protein MKISVTKIEIDRIAVDLLALPISKGDLKKEAQKLLAGLELDHKVLKDFKAEAGEVVLLYGGSGKCKASRIALFGIGDAKSLDDWRKGAISIASRAVELKIAKLAVDFSAIERIAGETGESVSTLAETFVTGSFAGLYRFERLKSGKLDKKRAAEKTKELAELVLRAGASVLDAAERGVEAGSIVGSCQKMARDLVNLPGNYLQAEDISKAAEESAKKYGYQVTVFHKKEIEALGMGGLLAVNKGSFFPPTFTILDYKPKGKAKAVIALVGKGVTFDSGGISIKPSENMGEMKSDMAGAASVLGAVEAAARLALPLHIIGLIPATDNMPDGKAQNPGDVITTYSGITVEVGNTDAEGRLILADALTYASEKYKPDVIIDLATLTGACIVALGYSVAGLFSNNDKLADEIYNAGQKAGEKVWRMPLWDLYDEQIKSDVADVSNTGGRGAGSVTAAKFLEKFIDEHKNWAHIDIAGPSFTPKGGGKVNGGTGFGVSLLVELLKKWS; encoded by the coding sequence ATGAAAATATCAGTAACAAAAATTGAGATTGATCGTATTGCCGTCGATCTTCTTGCCTTGCCGATCAGTAAGGGAGATCTGAAAAAAGAGGCTCAGAAGCTGCTTGCCGGACTTGAACTGGATCATAAGGTATTAAAGGATTTTAAAGCCGAAGCAGGAGAGGTTGTTCTGCTCTATGGCGGGTCAGGAAAATGCAAGGCATCTCGAATTGCCCTGTTTGGTATTGGTGATGCAAAGAGTCTTGATGACTGGCGCAAGGGGGCCATTTCCATTGCATCCAGAGCTGTTGAGCTGAAGATTGCAAAGCTTGCTGTTGATTTTTCAGCCATCGAGCGCATTGCCGGTGAAACAGGAGAGAGTGTTTCGACTCTTGCTGAAACGTTTGTTACCGGATCGTTTGCCGGTTTGTACCGCTTTGAGCGTCTGAAAAGCGGCAAGCTGGATAAAAAGAGAGCGGCAGAAAAGACAAAAGAGCTTGCCGAACTTGTTTTAAGGGCTGGAGCTTCGGTATTGGATGCCGCAGAGCGCGGTGTTGAGGCGGGAAGTATTGTCGGTTCTTGCCAGAAGATGGCCAGGGATCTGGTTAATCTGCCGGGAAATTATCTGCAGGCTGAAGATATTTCGAAAGCGGCAGAGGAGTCCGCCAAAAAATATGGCTACCAGGTAACGGTCTTTCATAAAAAAGAGATAGAGGCTCTTGGTATGGGAGGTCTGCTTGCGGTCAACAAGGGGAGTTTTTTTCCTCCGACCTTCACCATTCTTGACTACAAGCCGAAAGGGAAAGCGAAGGCAGTTATAGCCCTTGTTGGAAAAGGAGTTACTTTTGATTCAGGTGGCATCTCCATCAAGCCATCCGAAAATATGGGAGAGATGAAGTCGGATATGGCCGGAGCAGCAAGCGTATTGGGTGCAGTTGAGGCTGCCGCACGTCTTGCCCTGCCCCTGCACATTATCGGGTTGATTCCAGCTACCGACAATATGCCTGACGGGAAAGCCCAGAATCCGGGCGATGTTATTACTACCTATTCGGGTATTACCGTTGAGGTTGGCAATACCGATGCCGAGGGTCGTCTGATTCTGGCTGATGCCCTCACCTATGCCAGTGAAAAGTACAAGCCGGATGTCATTATTGATCTTGCAACCCTGACAGGCGCCTGTATTGTTGCCCTTGGTTATTCCGTAGCAGGACTCTTCAGTAACAATGACAAGCTTGCTGATGAGATTTATAACGCAGGTCAGAAGGCAGGTGAAAAGGTGTGGCGCATGCCGCTTTGGGATCTCTACGATGAGCAGATCAAGTCCGACGTAGCCGATGTCAGTAACACCGGAGGTCGCGGTGCCGGTTCAGTCACGGCAGCAAAATTCCTTGAAAAATTCATTGATGAGCATAAAAACTGGGCCCATATTGATATTGCCGGTCCGTCATTCACTCCGAAAGGGGGAGGCAAGGTTAATGGAGGAACCGGGTTTGGTGTGAGCCTGCTTGTTGAGCTGCTGAAGAAATGGTCCTGA